The following are from one region of the Cyclopterus lumpus isolate fCycLum1 chromosome 21, fCycLum1.pri, whole genome shotgun sequence genome:
- the zic5 gene encoding zinc finger protein ZIC 5 isoform X4 has translation MGNSNTSAYGHAESGAHSLFTGLHDQASPGAHHHHHALNGQMRLGIPGDIYGRPEHFGHRPEHYGPSSLHSYNSMNLNVNIASAPHGAAGAFLRYMRQPIKQELICKWIDQDQSQKKPCSKTYGTMHELVNHVTVEHVGGPEQSSHVCFWEECPREGKAFKAKYKLINHIRVHTGEKPFPCPFPGCGKVFARSENLKIHKRTHTGEKPFKCEFDGCDRKFANSSDRKKHSHVHTSDKPYYCKVRGCDKSYTHPSSLRKHMKVHCKSPPPPNTTTTTTNNNNNNNTNTVSYISSTNPLGDPLSPHSELHRNRTSANLSPQVTNLNEWYVCQGSGGPHHLHTPSSDVPTSDEDEDSFRNSDPRTML, from the exons ATGGGCAACTCAAATACAA GTGCTTATGGGCACGCGGAGAGCGGGGCCCATTCGCTTTTCACTGGACTCCACGACCAGGCGTCCCCAGgtgcccaccaccaccaccatgccCTCAACGGGCAGATGCGCCTGGGTATACCGGGGGACATCTACGGCAGGCCGGAGCACTTCGGGCACAGGCCGGAGCACTATGGACCGTCTTCCCTCCACAGCTACAACTCCATGAACCTCAACGTGAACATCGCGTCTGCTCCTCACGGAGCGGCGGGGGCGTTTTTGAGATACATGCGGCAGCCCATCAAGCAGGAGCTGATCTGCAAGTGGATCGACCAGGATCAGAGTCAGAAGAAGCCCTGCTCGAAGACGTACGGCACCATGCACGAGCTGGTCAACCACGTCACGGTGGAGCACGTCGGGGGACCGGAGCAGAGCTCCCATGTCTGTTTCTGGGAGGAATGTCCGCGCGAAGGGAAGGCTTTCAAGGCGAAGTACAAACTGATCAATCACATCCGAGTCCACACCGGGGAGAAGCCCTTCCCGTGTCCGTTCCCCGGTTGTGGGAAAGTGTTCGCGCGATCGGAGAATTTAAAGATTCACAAGAGGACGCACACAG GAGAGAAACCCTTCAAGTGCGAGTTCGACGGCTGCGACAGAAAATTCGCCAACAGCAGCGACCGGAAGAAGCACTCCCACGTCCACACCAGCGACAAGCCGTACTACTGCAAGGTCCGCGGCTGCGACAAGTCCTACACGCACCCGAGCTCGCTGCGGAAGCACATGAAGGTGCACTGCAAGTCCCCGCCGCCCccaaacaccaccaccaccaccaccaacaacaacaacaacaacaacaccaacaccgTCTCCTATATATCCTCCACGAACCCCCTCGGGGACCCTCTGTCTCCCCACTCGGAGCTGCACAGGAACCGAACCTCCGCGAACCTCTCCCCTCAGGTCACCAACCTCAACGAGTGGTACGTGTGCCAGGGCAGCGGCGgaccccaccacctccacaccccCTCCAGCGACGTGCCAACgtcggacgaggacgaggactcTTTCAGAAATTCAGACCCGAGGACAATGCtctga
- the zic5 gene encoding zinc finger protein ZIC 5 isoform X1 yields the protein MEPPLSKRNPALRLADLAATQPLPHQNMTGFPGLGGHHPLSHHAHLHPGELGNDPGVALTPFGPEHMAQTNALKLSPSHHIQSHHEAQTAASFTSAQTTVGFPVAHPHSGYSSSRDFILRRELSASAMHALGDQHSSASSPHHHGMFISPTGAYGHAESGAHSLFTGLHDQASPGAHHHHHALNGQMRLGIPGDIYGRPEHFGHRPEHYGPSSLHSYNSMNLNVNIASAPHGAAGAFLRYMRQPIKQELICKWIDQDQSQKKPCSKTYGTMHELVNHVTVEHVGGPEQSSHVCFWEECPREGKAFKAKYKLINHIRVHTGEKPFPCPFPGCGKVFARSENLKIHKRTHTGQRETLQVRVRRLRQKIRQQQRPEEALPRPHQRQAVLLQGPRLRQVLHAPELAAEAHEGALQVPAAPKHHHHHHQQQQQQQHQHRLLYILHEPPRGPSVSPLGAAQEPNLREPLPSGHQPQRVVRVPGQRRTPPPPHPLQRRANVGRGRGLFQKFRPEDNALMPPPTAPFLTT from the exons ATGGAGCCCCCTTTAAGCAAGAGGAATCCGGCGTTAAGACTAGCGGATTTGGCAGCGACTCAACCCCTTCCTCATCAGAATATGACAGGCTTCCCGGGGCTAGGGGGGCATCACCCTCTCTCCCACCATGCCCACCTCCACCCTGGGGAGCTGGGCAACGACCCCGGAGTGGCACTCACTCCATTTGGACCAGAGCACATGGCACAGACGAACGCTCTGAAACTTAGCCCGTCTCACCACATCCAGAGCCACCACGAAGCCCAGACCGCGGCGTCCTTCACTTCAGCCCAGACCACAGTCGGTTTCCCCGTGGCTCACCCCCACTCAGGCTACTCAAGCAGCAGGGACTTCATCCTCAGGAGAGAACTCTCAGCCTCTGCTATGCATGCACTTGGCGACCAGCATAGTTCCGCCTCCTCCCCTCATCACCATGGCATGTTCATCTCCCCAACAGGTGCTTATGGGCACGCGGAGAGCGGGGCCCATTCGCTTTTCACTGGACTCCACGACCAGGCGTCCCCAGgtgcccaccaccaccaccatgccCTCAACGGGCAGATGCGCCTGGGTATACCGGGGGACATCTACGGCAGGCCGGAGCACTTCGGGCACAGGCCGGAGCACTATGGACCGTCTTCCCTCCACAGCTACAACTCCATGAACCTCAACGTGAACATCGCGTCTGCTCCTCACGGAGCGGCGGGGGCGTTTTTGAGATACATGCGGCAGCCCATCAAGCAGGAGCTGATCTGCAAGTGGATCGACCAGGATCAGAGTCAGAAGAAGCCCTGCTCGAAGACGTACGGCACCATGCACGAGCTGGTCAACCACGTCACGGTGGAGCACGTCGGGGGACCGGAGCAGAGCTCCCATGTCTGTTTCTGGGAGGAATGTCCGCGCGAAGGGAAGGCTTTCAAGGCGAAGTACAAACTGATCAATCACATCCGAGTCCACACCGGGGAGAAGCCCTTCCCGTGTCCGTTCCCCGGTTGTGGGAAAGTGTTCGCGCGATCGGAGAATTTAAAGATTCACAAGAGGACGCACACAGGTCA GAGAGAAACCCTTCAAGTGCGAGTTCGACGGCTGCGACAGAAAATTCGCCAACAGCAGCGACCGGAAGAAGCACTCCCACGTCCACACCAGCGACAAGCCGTACTACTGCAAGGTCCGCGGCTGCGACAAGTCCTACACGCACCCGAGCTCGCTGCGGAAGCACATGAAGGTGCACTGCAAGTCCCCGCCGCCCccaaacaccaccaccaccaccaccaacaacaacaacaacaacaacaccaacaccgTCTCCTATATATCCTCCACGAACCCCCTCGGGGACCCTCTGTCTCCCCACTCGGAGCTGCACAGGAACCGAACCTCCGCGAACCTCTCCCCTCAGGTCACCAACCTCAACGAGTGGTACGTGTGCCAGGGCAGCGGCGgaccccaccacctccacaccccCTCCAGCGACGTGCCAACgtcggacgaggacgaggactcTTTCAGAAATTCAGACCCGAGGACAATGCtctgatgcccccccccaccgcaCCGTTTTTGACCACGTGA
- the zic5 gene encoding zinc finger protein ZIC 5 isoform X2 produces the protein MEPPLSKRNPALRLADLAATQPLPHQNMTGFPGLGGHHPLSHHAHLHPGELGNDPGVALTPFGPEHMAQTNALKLSPSHHIQSHHEAQTAASFTSAQTTVGFPVAHPHSGYSSSRDFILRRELSASAMHALGDQHSSASSPHHHGMFISPTGAYGHAESGAHSLFTGLHDQASPGAHHHHHALNGQMRLGIPGDIYGRPEHFGHRPEHYGPSSLHSYNSMNLNVNIASAPHGAAGAFLRYMRQPIKQELICKWIDQDQSQKKPCSKTYGTMHELVNHVTVEHVGGPEQSSHVCFWEECPREGKAFKAKYKLINHIRVHTGEKPFPCPFPGCGKVFARSENLKIHKRTHTGEKPFKCEFDGCDRKFANSSDRKKHSHVHTSDKPYYCKVRGCDKSYTHPSSLRKHMKVHCKSPPPPNTTTTTTNNNNNNNTNTVSYISSTNPLGDPLSPHSELHRNRTSANLSPQVTNLNEWYVCQGSGGPHHLHTPSSDVPTSDEDEDSFRNSDPRTML, from the exons ATGGAGCCCCCTTTAAGCAAGAGGAATCCGGCGTTAAGACTAGCGGATTTGGCAGCGACTCAACCCCTTCCTCATCAGAATATGACAGGCTTCCCGGGGCTAGGGGGGCATCACCCTCTCTCCCACCATGCCCACCTCCACCCTGGGGAGCTGGGCAACGACCCCGGAGTGGCACTCACTCCATTTGGACCAGAGCACATGGCACAGACGAACGCTCTGAAACTTAGCCCGTCTCACCACATCCAGAGCCACCACGAAGCCCAGACCGCGGCGTCCTTCACTTCAGCCCAGACCACAGTCGGTTTCCCCGTGGCTCACCCCCACTCAGGCTACTCAAGCAGCAGGGACTTCATCCTCAGGAGAGAACTCTCAGCCTCTGCTATGCATGCACTTGGCGACCAGCATAGTTCCGCCTCCTCCCCTCATCACCATGGCATGTTCATCTCCCCAACAGGTGCTTATGGGCACGCGGAGAGCGGGGCCCATTCGCTTTTCACTGGACTCCACGACCAGGCGTCCCCAGgtgcccaccaccaccaccatgccCTCAACGGGCAGATGCGCCTGGGTATACCGGGGGACATCTACGGCAGGCCGGAGCACTTCGGGCACAGGCCGGAGCACTATGGACCGTCTTCCCTCCACAGCTACAACTCCATGAACCTCAACGTGAACATCGCGTCTGCTCCTCACGGAGCGGCGGGGGCGTTTTTGAGATACATGCGGCAGCCCATCAAGCAGGAGCTGATCTGCAAGTGGATCGACCAGGATCAGAGTCAGAAGAAGCCCTGCTCGAAGACGTACGGCACCATGCACGAGCTGGTCAACCACGTCACGGTGGAGCACGTCGGGGGACCGGAGCAGAGCTCCCATGTCTGTTTCTGGGAGGAATGTCCGCGCGAAGGGAAGGCTTTCAAGGCGAAGTACAAACTGATCAATCACATCCGAGTCCACACCGGGGAGAAGCCCTTCCCGTGTCCGTTCCCCGGTTGTGGGAAAGTGTTCGCGCGATCGGAGAATTTAAAGATTCACAAGAGGACGCACACAG GAGAGAAACCCTTCAAGTGCGAGTTCGACGGCTGCGACAGAAAATTCGCCAACAGCAGCGACCGGAAGAAGCACTCCCACGTCCACACCAGCGACAAGCCGTACTACTGCAAGGTCCGCGGCTGCGACAAGTCCTACACGCACCCGAGCTCGCTGCGGAAGCACATGAAGGTGCACTGCAAGTCCCCGCCGCCCccaaacaccaccaccaccaccaccaacaacaacaacaacaacaacaccaacaccgTCTCCTATATATCCTCCACGAACCCCCTCGGGGACCCTCTGTCTCCCCACTCGGAGCTGCACAGGAACCGAACCTCCGCGAACCTCTCCCCTCAGGTCACCAACCTCAACGAGTGGTACGTGTGCCAGGGCAGCGGCGgaccccaccacctccacaccccCTCCAGCGACGTGCCAACgtcggacgaggacgaggactcTTTCAGAAATTCAGACCCGAGGACAATGCtctga
- the zic5 gene encoding zinc finger protein ZIC 5 isoform X3 — translation MEPPLSKRNPALRLADLAATQPLPHQNMTGFPGLGGHHPLSHHAHLHPGELGNDPGVALTPFGPEHMAQTNALKLSPSHHIQSHHEAQTAASFTSAQTTVGFPVAHPHSGYSSSRDFILRRELSASAMHALGDQHSSASSPHHHGMFISPTGAYGHAESGAHSLFTGLHDQASPGAHHHHHALNGQMRLGIPGDIYGRPEHFGHRPEHYGPSSLHSYNSMNLNVNIASAPHGAAGAFLRYMRQPIKQELICKWIDQDQSQKKPCSKTYGTMHELVNHVTVEHVGGPEQSSHVCFWEECPREGKAFKAKYKLINHIRVHTGEKPFPCPFPGCGKVFARSENLKIHKRTHTAPTGLCASQNDVQPTGKHTQKIQVTRKPRLRLLSACHFENARFDIMCTGCNFIQTRSVSHLKVTVCVV, via the exons ATGGAGCCCCCTTTAAGCAAGAGGAATCCGGCGTTAAGACTAGCGGATTTGGCAGCGACTCAACCCCTTCCTCATCAGAATATGACAGGCTTCCCGGGGCTAGGGGGGCATCACCCTCTCTCCCACCATGCCCACCTCCACCCTGGGGAGCTGGGCAACGACCCCGGAGTGGCACTCACTCCATTTGGACCAGAGCACATGGCACAGACGAACGCTCTGAAACTTAGCCCGTCTCACCACATCCAGAGCCACCACGAAGCCCAGACCGCGGCGTCCTTCACTTCAGCCCAGACCACAGTCGGTTTCCCCGTGGCTCACCCCCACTCAGGCTACTCAAGCAGCAGGGACTTCATCCTCAGGAGAGAACTCTCAGCCTCTGCTATGCATGCACTTGGCGACCAGCATAGTTCCGCCTCCTCCCCTCATCACCATGGCATGTTCATCTCCCCAACAGGTGCTTATGGGCACGCGGAGAGCGGGGCCCATTCGCTTTTCACTGGACTCCACGACCAGGCGTCCCCAGgtgcccaccaccaccaccatgccCTCAACGGGCAGATGCGCCTGGGTATACCGGGGGACATCTACGGCAGGCCGGAGCACTTCGGGCACAGGCCGGAGCACTATGGACCGTCTTCCCTCCACAGCTACAACTCCATGAACCTCAACGTGAACATCGCGTCTGCTCCTCACGGAGCGGCGGGGGCGTTTTTGAGATACATGCGGCAGCCCATCAAGCAGGAGCTGATCTGCAAGTGGATCGACCAGGATCAGAGTCAGAAGAAGCCCTGCTCGAAGACGTACGGCACCATGCACGAGCTGGTCAACCACGTCACGGTGGAGCACGTCGGGGGACCGGAGCAGAGCTCCCATGTCTGTTTCTGGGAGGAATGTCCGCGCGAAGGGAAGGCTTTCAAGGCGAAGTACAAACTGATCAATCACATCCGAGTCCACACCGGGGAGAAGCCCTTCCCGTGTCCGTTCCCCGGTTGTGGGAAAGTGTTCGCGCGATCGGAGAATTTAAAGATTCACAAGAGGACGCACACAG CACCGACGGGCCTCTGCGCCTCGCAGAACGATGTACAACCCACAGGGAAACACACCCAAAAGATACAAGTCACGAGGAAGCCACGGCTACGCCTTCTGAGCGCGTGTCACTTTGAGAACGCACGCTTTGACATCATGTGCACTGGATGCAACTTCATACAAACAAGAAGTGTTTCCCATTTAAAagtgacagtgtgtgtagtgtag